The DNA window ACCCAGTACAGGTCTCTGCATTGAGGATCAGGTTGTTAACGCTCTGAAGGAGTTTCTGCTCCATCACAACGTTATCCCCTTCCCTCTTTTTGGAGAATTTTGGAAACATTGTTGTCATACGATAAACCTCATTTCATCTCTTACTGTACCTTCGCCGCAGACCGGGGCCCCCAGGGGCCTACCAGTCTGATCACGTCGTGCGGGCATGCTTCAACGCAGACCCCACATCCGGCACAGAGCTCACTCTTGATGTCAATCACGATCGATTTACCGTTCTTGACCAGGTAGATCTTCTCATTGGTGACAGGATCGACCGTATGAAGCTCTAGTGCACCGACAGGGCACGCAACCACACAATTGTTGCAGCCGGTACAATGCTCTAAATTTATGTGCACTGCAAATGCCATTTTTTTCACACACCAGCTAATTATCGATGTCTAATCGATTATGACAAGATTGGGAAAATAATCTAGATAAACCTTCTGCGTTCATTCCAGCAATTCCTGCCTGTTTCTTGGACAAAATCAAATGTATTTTATTGATATTTATAATAATTAAATACATCCAATGTTGAAAAACAAAAATCGTTATGCGCCATAAATCAAAATTAGAAACATTATTCTGCCACCATTGTGAAATTCCCTACAGAGGAATTTGTAATGGAATTTAATGGAGTACCAATCGATGACACCTATGCCGAGGCTTTCCCAATCTGGATCTCGCGGGTGCTCATCACTGCTGCGACGATGGACCTCGCCTACACCGCTGCTGTTGAGGCAAGCGGGTTCGCAACATCATGTATAGGATGTACTGCTGAGTGCGGTGTCGACACCTTCGTCCCCGCCGAGGAGACACCTGATGGAAGACCTGGTTACTCGATGCTGATCTGCAACCCATCCAAGAAGAAACTGAAAGAACAGTTGATCGAGCGAATCGGCGAGTGCATCCTGACCGCTCCGACCACAGCAGCCTTTAACGGTCTGCCGGGCGCTGAGGAGAAGATCCCAGTGAAGCTCCACTTCTTCGGAGATGGCTATGAATACCAGCAGAAGGTCGGAGACCGGGACTGCTGGGCCATCCCGCTGATGGGTGGCGAGTTCATCATCGAGGAGGAGTACGGTGCAGTCAAGGGAGTCGCAGGCGGTAACTTCTTTGTGATGGGCGAGAACCAGATGGCTGCACTGGTCGGGGCCCAGGCCGCCAGCGATGCGATCAGCGGCGTCGAGGGTGCCATCACGTCATTCCCAGGTGGTATCGTTGCGAGTGGCTCGAAGGTCGGCTCGAAGAAGTACAAGTTCATGAATGCCTCGACCAACGAGGCCTACTGCCCGTCCCTGAAGGGAAAGGTCGAGGACTCTAAGATCCCTGACGGCGTGAACTCGGTCTTTGAGATCGTCATAGATGGTGTCGACGCCGAGACCGTCGCCGATGCAATGGGGGCGGGGATCAGAGCGGCATGCATGATCCCTGGCGTGAAGTTCATCAGCGCAGGGAACTACGGCGGCAGCCTCGGCCCGCACCAGTTCCAGTTAAAGGACCTCTTCTGAGTCCTATCGAAGATGTTCATGCATCTTCTCACCTTTTTTTATAGAAAGGTGCTAGATCCAATCATTTGATAAATCTGCAGTTCCTACCAGTGAAACGCACTGATCGATGCGATCAGACCCAGATCATAAGGAGTTGATGATTGATTGTCGATGGACCGATATATCTGTCTTGAATGTCACTATATCTACGATCCGGTCAAAGGGGATCCAAAGGGTGGGATCGAGCCCGGAACACCGTTTGAGAAACTGCCCAAGACCTGGCGATGCCCCGAATGCGGGATCTATATCACCAAGAAAGGGGTCTTCAAGAAACTCGATAATTGATACGGCTTACCCAAATCACAGGGCACCGTTCATCTTTTTTAGATCATGTAGAATGCAACATTTTGACCGATCGAAGATGAAAAAAAATGTCTGATATCGGTTAATTCAGAAAATATGCACTGGTATTATCATTCTAAGAATTCAGGGGATTCTTCTCGAAACCGCTACCCCCTACACGTGAACCACAGGATCTGTACCATCAGGTAGATCTTCGATGATTAACGAGGATCCATGATATCAGAGCGATGAGTCATCACCGTTCTGGAGACGCAGCCACTGGGTATACTCCCGCCGAAGGGTCTCAAGTTCCTCGCGTGAGAGATCATCCCTGCCGGCAGCATGGAGAAACTCCTCAAGTTGAACGACCACGTCCTCAGCATCCCGATAGTCCCTAACATCCAGATAAACCGGAGCCCGTTTGGCATTGATCACCTCACCACAGACATGGCAGAGTTTCCAGCGTTCGAACCGGTCCACGTAGGTGAAGGTGGAGCAACCGGGACAACGCAGAACGTGAAACATGGACAACGCAAGATGCGATTTCAGATGTAAAAAACTCTTCGGGATTGTTCAGTGAGGAGCACCGGTTTATTTTCGAAGATCCCCACACCCGAGAAGAGGGGAGGTGAAGAATTATCCACGCGGGTGTTCTATAGGATCACAGGAGACGTATCCGCATGGCCAGGATCCTGATCATCGATGACTCATCATTCCAGCGTGGAATTATCCGAAAAACACTGCAACAGGTTAATTACGAAACGATAGAGGCAAAAAACGGCAGGGAGGGACTGGAACGTGTCCTTGATGACGCACCTGATCTGATCCTGCTCGACCTGGTCATGCCGGAGATGGACGGGTTCACCGTGCTCTCAGAACTGCAGAAACTGAAAAATACGGTTCCGGTGCTGGTGTTAACCGCCGATATCCAGGAGATAACCAGGGATCAATGCCTTGAACTCGGTGCCGCCGGGTTCTTGAACAAGCCAGTGAAGATGGAGGATCTGACCAGCGCAGTACTGGGTGGGCTTGGCGCATGAACCAAATGCCACAGGTGCTGACCGGCGAGAAGCGGGACGCCCTGACAGAACTGATCAACATCGGTGTCGGAAAAGCAGCCGGGATGCTGAACCAGATGACCTCGCACCAGATCTCGCTGCGGGTCCCATCGATCGACCTGGTGACTCTCGATGACCTCAATGAAGTGGTGTATGGGCGGGTTGACGATCGACAGGCAGCCGTGAAGATGGACTTCTCCGGCTCGTTCTCCGGCACAGCGGCCCTGATTTTTCCGACTGCCAGTGCGGCCCAGTTGGTCTCGTGCCTGACCGACGAGGAACAGGGAACCCCCGACCTCGACGCACTCAGGGCAGTGACCCTGATCGAGGTGGGGAATATTGTCGTGAACTGTGTGATGGGTTCGATCACGAATATGCTCAATGAGCATGTCAGGTACAGCCTTCCCATCTACTTGGAGGGATCGATCGCGGCACTTGTACATTCTGATGCAGCAGCCCTCAACGAGTGGATGCTGTTCATAAAGACCCGATTCAGTATCGAACACCTCCATATTGAGGGGGATATTCTGCTGATCCTGGAGACCAGATCGCTGGACGCCCTCTTCGCGGGGATCGACAAATTGAGTGCAGGACCTGCTGAATAATGATACCAATCAAAGAGGCCTGGGACCGGGATATGCTGCTGAACGCAGTGCCAGTTGGGATCCTAGTGCTGCGCAGCGATATGACCGTCCTCTTCTGGAACAATACCCTTGCCGGCTGGACTGGAATCAGCAGTGAGACGATCGCCGGAAGGCAGATTGGAGAGTTCTTCCCCGATTTGGTATCCCCAAAGATCACGATGCGGCTCTGCGCGGTCTTTGAGCAGGGGGTACCGGCCATCTTCTCGTCCCAACTCCACCAGTACATGATCCCGGTGCCACTTGGAAACGGACGGATGCAGAACCAGAAGACGACGGTAACGGCACTACCGTCAGGGGAAGGCCATTATCATGCCCTCTTCTCGATAGAGGATGTGACTGATCTAGTGAACCAGGTCAAGGCCTACCGGGGGATGCGCGATCAGGTGCTCGAGGAGATGACCTGTAGACTGCAGGGAGAGGAGGAGATCAGGCAGAAGAACAATGAACTCTCCATCCTTCACCAGATCACACAGGTCGCCACCTCATCCGCATCGGTCGACGAACTGGTAACCCTCGTCCTCGGAAAGGTCATCTCCCTGCTGGGTTTTGAAGGGGGAGGGGTCTGCCTGATCCGACAGGACCAGCAGAATACTGCAGATCTGATCGCATCCCAGGGGCTCCCGCCTGAGTTCGTCGAAGTAGTCAGAACAATCACGATCACCAGTCCCCAGGTCAGGCAGGTGC is part of the Methanosphaerula palustris E1-9c genome and encodes:
- a CDS encoding DUF1922 domain-containing protein is translated as MFHVLRCPGCSTFTYVDRFERWKLCHVCGEVINAKRAPVYLDVRDYRDAEDVVVQLEEFLHAAGRDDLSREELETLRREYTQWLRLQNGDDSSL
- a CDS encoding chemotaxis protein CheX, whose protein sequence is MNQMPQVLTGEKRDALTELINIGVGKAAGMLNQMTSHQISLRVPSIDLVTLDDLNEVVYGRVDDRQAAVKMDFSGSFSGTAALIFPTASAAQLVSCLTDEEQGTPDLDALRAVTLIEVGNIVVNCVMGSITNMLNEHVRYSLPIYLEGSIAALVHSDAAALNEWMLFIKTRFSIEHLHIEGDILLILETRSLDALFAGIDKLSAGPAE
- a CDS encoding rubredoxin; translation: MDRYICLECHYIYDPVKGDPKGGIEPGTPFEKLPKTWRCPECGIYITKKGVFKKLDN
- a CDS encoding 4Fe-4S binding protein, whose amino-acid sequence is MAFAVHINLEHCTGCNNCVVACPVGALELHTVDPVTNEKIYLVKNGKSIVIDIKSELCAGCGVCVEACPHDVIRLVGPWGPRSAAKVQ
- the fhcD gene encoding formylmethanofuran--tetrahydromethanopterin N-formyltransferase, with protein sequence MEFNGVPIDDTYAEAFPIWISRVLITAATMDLAYTAAVEASGFATSCIGCTAECGVDTFVPAEETPDGRPGYSMLICNPSKKKLKEQLIERIGECILTAPTTAAFNGLPGAEEKIPVKLHFFGDGYEYQQKVGDRDCWAIPLMGGEFIIEEEYGAVKGVAGGNFFVMGENQMAALVGAQAASDAISGVEGAITSFPGGIVASGSKVGSKKYKFMNASTNEAYCPSLKGKVEDSKIPDGVNSVFEIVIDGVDAETVADAMGAGIRAACMIPGVKFISAGNYGGSLGPHQFQLKDLF
- a CDS encoding response regulator, with amino-acid sequence MARILIIDDSSFQRGIIRKTLQQVNYETIEAKNGREGLERVLDDAPDLILLDLVMPEMDGFTVLSELQKLKNTVPVLVLTADIQEITRDQCLELGAAGFLNKPVKMEDLTSAVLGGLGA